TTGAGCTTGTAGCGGTACTGCCATTCATTACTTGCTCTCGTAACAGGTAGTATTTTATGAGTTTTTCGACATTTTCACTGTCTGTGAACTGAGATACATCGTCAGAACCAAAAACCTGCTGCGCTTTCTGTTTATAAACGGTCAACTGTTGATCAACATCGAGAGAAGCAACGCTTTCTGGTAAACCCAAACCAGTCCGGACGACAGTTGCGAGAGCTTCATTGCCAATAATTGTGTACCATTTCGTATTCTCAGATCCGTCTTCTGCGGCTAACTCTGGGAGTTCACGCTGTACATTGAGAGCAAATCGATAAGTCTCATCACTATCGCCAACCGCCAACTCAAACTGGCGGTCCTCGTATTGCGTTAGGATTTCATCCGAGAAGCTACTCAGGGCTGTATTCGGAGGCGTAAAATCAAATCCGAATGCGCTTGCAAGGTCGGAATAGCGACTATCCGTTAGCTTATTGGCAAAAGCATCCTCGCTAATTGTGCCTTCTTCGAGAACTTTCTTGATAAAGAACTTGTTCTGAATATCATCATCAAGACCGAAAGCGCCAAGAGCAACCTTCAATAGCTTGTAGTCAGACACCAATTCTTCTGCGGAAGAAATATTTCCGATGTTTTCTCGGAAATATTCTTCATCACTTTGAACCGTCGCAGAGGCAGTAAAAGCTGCCTTCTGCGTCTCCATTGTCCGCGTCAAGACTTTCCAGCCTGCATAACCGCTTAATGGGACAATGGGTTGATAGGTCATTGGCGTGCGGCGGCCAGAAGCCGCTCCTCCCTTGGAAGCAAGCTACGCAGCGCTTTAAGCGCTTGATAATGCTGTTCTTCAAGAACAGATTTCGTAGCGATTGCAAGTTGCGTACGACTGTCGTGATCCGTGAGGACCTGACTCAGTTGCTCAATACCTCGCAGAAGTTGCATTCTTGTTTCTTCCGGATTGTTATCTCCGGAGAGCACGAGCTGGGCAACATAGCACACACGCCGCACAGGCGTATTTGCCTCTTCGGGATGGATGGCATCGCGCAGGCGCAAAATGTTTGCATTGGGCGTCATAATAGCCAGACGAGACCGTCGGTCACCATTTTCGATCACGGCACCGTTGATGAGGACACGCTCTTTGGGAGCGAGTTTTAGAACCAAACCACTCACTTAGCGCCTCCAGTCGGTCGAAGGCCACGCATGATGGCAGTGTTTATTTCGATGAGAGGGGCAACCGACGCCTTGCGCGCCAGAACCTTCGAGCTATGCGCATCGGTGAATTTTTGGAGGAAAAGAATCCGTGCACGCAGCAGGTCAGGCAAACCATTTCCTGAAGTTGCAACGTCTTCCGCAAGAATTTTCCAGAGCTTGCGGTTGCGATTAACCGCGTCAGCGAGATCCGGGAATTTTTCGAGCTCTTTGCCCAACACGCCGCGAAGACGGCTTGTTATGCGCGCGATGGCTTCGTATTCGATATCTCGGTCGGTACGAATAGCCTGATTTGGAGTGGAATAGGCCGTTTTGGCCTGAGCATAAGCGTTCACGAGAAGCCCTTCCTGTGGCTGCAAGTTTAAAACCCCGGCATTTTGCCAGGTGGTTGAGGGGCGCATATGCTGCGCCCCTCAGATGCTCATTAACGGAACAGCGACAGGAGCTGTTGGGGCGCCTGATTGGCAATCGACAGAGCTTGCGTGCCCAGCTGCTGCTGAACCTGCAGAGCCTGCAGACGCGCAGAGGTCTCTTCCATATCGGCGTCGACGAGCGAACCGATCCCCGAGGTCACCGAGTCAGACAGCTTCGAGATGAAGTCTTTCTGATCGGTAATACGGGCAGACGATGCACCCAACTTAGCGGCTTCGGCCGTTGCGGTGTCGATAAATGCCTCGATCATCGCCAACGACTCATCAGCTTTGGCCGAAGTCGTCACATCAATGTTAGCCAGCGTCACACCGGTAGCCGTGCCGACGGTAATACCACTGGTCGTGAATTTATCGGTGAAATCCGCGGCTGAGACACTGATATTCGATGCCGTCACTTTACCGGTATTGTCGCGATCAAGCGATGACAGGACGGTGATACCGTTGGTAGCAGAAGTACCGGTAGTTACCGTCGAGCTGTCGAGCAGGTTCGCACCGTTGAACTGCGAAGCACCAATGATCGAGGTGATCTGACTCTTCAGTTCTTCGACTTCGCTCGAGATCTTGTCATTATCGACATTCTCGCCGGTTGCCGAAACAACCTTCTCTTTGATCTCTTTGAGCTTTTCGACAATCTGCTCTGCCCCGGTGGAGGCAACAGCAACGGTCGATTCGCCAAGAGACAGGGAGTCTTCGATTGCGTTGTAGCCGGCAACATCCGACTCCATCACTTTCGAAATTGCCCAAACGGACGCGTTATCTTTTGCCGAGTTGATATCCTTACCGGTCGAGATGGCCGACTGGGTATCATTCAGCGAGGAGTTGATCGACTTCAGGGTTTGAAGTGCAACCATTGCGCCATTGTTGGTCAGAATGCTGGACATAGTTTTGGGTCCTCAGATATGTGCGCTTTTGCGCGAAGGTGTCTATAAACCGCCCGACATCTTGTCGGAGCGAGTGCACAGGTCCTTCTGACACATGCGTCCCGGTTCCCGGAGCGCGCCACCCATTCACTGGATGCAGGGGCATATTTGCACTATCTCCCCTAACGAAATGCTAAGGCCGGCACTGTGGCCGGCCCTAGATAGATTGCATTTGATTAAAATGGTTTACGCGCGCTTCTCTATAGATCCCTGCGTGCCAACAATCCTCTGCGGACGACCAGATTTATCGTAGCTTCCGAAACTATGCGCCGCTTTCTGGATCGCCGAGAGACGAATCTGCGCGGCCCGTATCCCTTTCAGTGCCGCCGACAGCAGGCGCTGATTCTGCCGCGACATCTCATGTGCACGCCGCAGTTTTTGCGCTGGAATATCTTTCACCTGTAGCAGGAGCGATTCTTTGCGCGCGGCGATATCCGCCATCGCATCAAATTCTGCCTTCCGGATTACGTCACGCTCGATTCGCAGAAGATCAATCAGCTCTTCAATCACGGCATCATCTTTCTCAGCCATTCTGGGCCCTCTTCAGCATTGCATTGAAAATTGTTTCGGCAAGGCCGATTCCACCAGCCTTCGCCATCTCCTTGGCTTGTTCTTCCCGCAGGAAAGACGAGAATTGTTCTTCACCGACTCCCCCTGAAAATTCAGACTTATTTTCGCCCAGGCCGGTATATTTCAGCATTTCGGACAAAAAGCTCGCTTCCAGCGCCTGCGCCGTTTTGTGCATCTTCTCTTGTGTTTCAGCACTGACCGCACGGGGCGTCTGGGAACTCTCTATAGAGAGGGGCAATCCTGTCTGTGTGACTTGCATGGGATTCTCCGCATCATTCGCATTCACCCCTTTTTGCCAGCTTGCGGTAAAGAAGCGGTAACCTCATTGAGGCAATATGCAGATCATCATAGGCAGAAGTCTTGAGGATCATGACCAGTTTTGACTCATTAGCAGCGCAGTTCCCCTTTGCAGCAAAGGGACAAGCAGCTGGCACCGATTCGGCCCAGGCCGCAAAGACAGAAGGCGGCTCCGAGTTTTTCGCAGAATTTTCAGCATATGCCCAAGGTGGCGGTGCTCCGGCAGAGGCCGCAGGGGCGCGTGCAAAAGATATGACCACTCTAGCGCAAGGCAAAAGTCAAAGCGCGGATGGCACCGTGACTGCGGTCAGAACCGATGTCCAGCCAATGTTGCGCGATGCCTCCGAGCCTTCTGCGCAAGTGCTGCCCGAACCAAAGACAGAGATTGCAGAACCGGCCTCTTCTGCTCTTCCCGCTCAGGCGGAAGATGCGGCAGATACGGACGCTTTGGAAGCCGCGCCGTCCGGTGACGTGATTGCCCCCGCGCCCGTTCTGCAAGTCAAACAGGCGGCACCTTCCAAGACATTTAATGCGGAAAATGACCCTGATCCAAAGGGGGCAGAGCCGCAGAAAGCCGCATCTCTGACCACGCAGAGTGATCTGGTCGCGTCCGAGCAAACGATGTCCATGCTGGGCTCAGTTTCAGGGGCGGACCAACAACCTGCCAATGCGTTTGGGGACGACGATAGGGCAGTCGCTCTGACGCAGCCAGAGAGCGCTCCGCTCCAGAATATGTCCGTTCCCCATCACGAAAAGCAGGCGACGATTGCCGCGTCAGATAGCACTGATGTGCGCCAAGCTCCTGCGCAGAGTGCGAATGATCCTGCCTCTGGGGGGCGCGCGCGACTTTCGGACGTTAAAGCCGCGTCCGAGACCGTGCCCTTCGCTGCTATGCAAGGAGAGGATATGCAGGAAGCATCTCGAACCGCAGCCGCGTTCCCACGACACGCGACCGAGGCTTCGCATATCTCGCAATCTGCAGCCTCTTTGTCTGTTATGTCGAGCCCGGCCCAGGCTACGTCGCAACTCGCTACGGCTCAAAATCCGCAGGACGGCAGCGTCGCCCTTCCCGATGGGATGACCCTTTTGGAGGTGCCGGAACGTATCGAGCTTGCGCAGGTGCCCTCGACAGGAACAGACCAGGCAGCACCCGAGGGGGAGGTGAAGATCAAATCCGGTGCTCCGATGCGGACAGCCGGCCCCGCTACCGCGCCGCAGGTCGCGTTAGAGGCTGCGCAAGCGACGGGCGATTCGCAGGCGGTAGGCGATATCGATGCTCGCACGGCAGATCTGACGCCGCAGGCACAGGCCAGCACAGCCGCCGTTACGCAGCCGTCGCTTGCCATGCAAACCGCGGCTCACGTGCAGATGGGGGCCGAAAAATATGTTACGGCCCGGAAGGAGATCCGCGAGCAAACCCATGCCGACAGTGTGCAGACATCAATGACGACCGGCGCGCCGGCAACCGTCAAACCTGAAACCGCCTTCGCGGTCACCAGCGCCTCGGCCGCCACGGCCGCGCCACCGGCAAGTCTGCAAAATGCAGCGGCAGAGATGCAGGTGATCTCGCCAGAGGGGGCTGAGGCGACGGAAGACGAGCAACTGCGCTTCACCCTGTCCGCCACCAGTACGCCCCATCTGGCGTCGGGTCCCGCAACCGCACAACCTGCATTACAGCAAGCCACGGCGCACAACATTTCGCAGCAACTCACCCGCGCATTGAGCAATAGTTCGGACGATTCGGTCGAGCTCACTCTTGCGCCTGAAGAGCTGGGGAAAGTACGCATGGTCCTGCATCATAGCGATCAGGGCATGTCCGTCATGATCTATGCAGACCGGCCCGAGACCCTCGATCTGATGCGACGCAATGCCGATATGCTCAGCCGCGACCTGCGGGAGCTTGGCTATACCGATGTAAATCTGAATTTTACCGATCAGGGGCAGGGTGGGAAAAACTCCCAAGAACTTGCCGAGCAAGTCGACCGTATCCGTGCTGAACGCGGGACACAGACAGCGTTCACGATGGGACCTGTTTCAAACGATCTTAATCCCTCACGCACCTCCGGCTCGTTGCTGGGGGGGCTGGATCTCAGAATGTGACAGAGGATTTTTCATGACAACCGTAACAAGCGCGACGTCCTCGACAACGTCGACAAGCAGTTCGACCACGGCGAGCGCGGATACATTTGCAA
The sequence above is drawn from the Thioclava sp. GXIMD4216 genome and encodes:
- a CDS encoding flagellar hook-length control protein FliK; amino-acid sequence: MTSFDSLAAQFPFAAKGQAAGTDSAQAAKTEGGSEFFAEFSAYAQGGGAPAEAAGARAKDMTTLAQGKSQSADGTVTAVRTDVQPMLRDASEPSAQVLPEPKTEIAEPASSALPAQAEDAADTDALEAAPSGDVIAPAPVLQVKQAAPSKTFNAENDPDPKGAEPQKAASLTTQSDLVASEQTMSMLGSVSGADQQPANAFGDDDRAVALTQPESAPLQNMSVPHHEKQATIAASDSTDVRQAPAQSANDPASGGRARLSDVKAASETVPFAAMQGEDMQEASRTAAAFPRHATEASHISQSAASLSVMSSPAQATSQLATAQNPQDGSVALPDGMTLLEVPERIELAQVPSTGTDQAAPEGEVKIKSGAPMRTAGPATAPQVALEAAQATGDSQAVGDIDARTADLTPQAQASTAAVTQPSLAMQTAAHVQMGAEKYVTARKEIREQTHADSVQTSMTTGAPATVKPETAFAVTSASAATAAPPASLQNAAAEMQVISPEGAEATEDEQLRFTLSATSTPHLASGPATAQPALQQATAHNISQQLTRALSNSSDDSVELTLAPEELGKVRMVLHHSDQGMSVMIYADRPETLDLMRRNADMLSRDLRELGYTDVNLNFTDQGQGGKNSQELAEQVDRIRAERGTQTAFTMGPVSNDLNPSRTSGSLLGGLDLRM
- the flbT gene encoding flagellar biosynthesis repressor FlbT is translated as MSGLVLKLAPKERVLINGAVIENGDRRSRLAIMTPNANILRLRDAIHPEEANTPVRRVCYVAQLVLSGDNNPEETRMQLLRGIEQLSQVLTDHDSRTQLAIATKSVLEEQHYQALKALRSLLPREERLLAAARQ
- a CDS encoding DUF1217 domain-containing protein is translated as MTYQPIVPLSGYAGWKVLTRTMETQKAAFTASATVQSDEEYFRENIGNISSAEELVSDYKLLKVALGAFGLDDDIQNKFFIKKVLEEGTISEDAFANKLTDSRYSDLASAFGFDFTPPNTALSSFSDEILTQYEDRQFELAVGDSDETYRFALNVQRELPELAAEDGSENTKWYTIIGNEALATVVRTGLGLPESVASLDVDQQLTVYKQKAQQVFGSDDVSQFTDSENVEKLIKYYLLREQVMNGSTATSSSSIALTLLQNASSFSARF
- a CDS encoding rod-binding protein, whose protein sequence is MQVTQTGLPLSIESSQTPRAVSAETQEKMHKTAQALEASFLSEMLKYTGLGENKSEFSGGVGEEQFSSFLREEQAKEMAKAGGIGLAETIFNAMLKRAQNG
- the flaF gene encoding flagellar biosynthesis regulator FlaF, whose product is MRPSTTWQNAGVLNLQPQEGLLVNAYAQAKTAYSTPNQAIRTDRDIEYEAIARITSRLRGVLGKELEKFPDLADAVNRNRKLWKILAEDVATSGNGLPDLLRARILFLQKFTDAHSSKVLARKASVAPLIEINTAIMRGLRPTGGAK
- a CDS encoding flagellin; its protein translation is MSSILTNNGAMVALQTLKSINSSLNDTQSAISTGKDINSAKDNASVWAISKVMESDVAGYNAIEDSLSLGESTVAVASTGAEQIVEKLKEIKEKVVSATGENVDNDKISSEVEELKSQITSIIGASQFNGANLLDSSTVTTGTSATNGITVLSSLDRDNTGKVTASNISVSAADFTDKFTTSGITVGTATGVTLANIDVTTSAKADESLAMIEAFIDTATAEAAKLGASSARITDQKDFISKLSDSVTSGIGSLVDADMEETSARLQALQVQQQLGTQALSIANQAPQQLLSLFR